ATGGAGCGTCCCTATCGATGGTGGACAGAGACAGCCGTAAACATTGGGCACTTGTGGAAACGGCACCAAGGACATGGGGAATTTTCGATATTGCAGGACGGATCTGGCGCTGTTTGTCGGTCAGATTGGACAGAGCCAAACGGATCCATTTATTCTGGACGCGTCATCCTCCTTACAGACCGGTATTGTGGCTCGGCGGCGGAAGATTTCATTATGCCGTTCAAAGACACAAAGCGTGGCATCCTTATTGGCGAAACGACCTGGGGGTCTACAGGGCAACCCGTGTGCTTCGAATGTGATGGTATAAGTATTGGTATTGGATCGGTACGGGCCTCCTTCCCGGACGCAGGCACCTTCGAAGGAGTCGGGATTACACCCGACATCGCGGTGATGCGGTCGAGAGATGACTTGTATGATGGTCGTGATGTGGTGCTGGCCAAAGCACTGGAGATCGCACAGGTGTGAAACCCATCGGCGGCTTCGCCCGCACCTTCAGGCGAGCCGCCCCAGGATTTAAAAACCTTCTAAGACAATCTTGCCAATCGTCCGCCGTGACCGGATCTTTTCATACGCTGCCTGCAGGTTTTGGCTGTTAATGGGTGACAGCCGTTCCGTCATGGTGGACCGTATGTGGCCTGCGTCAATCCAGTCCGCCAGTTCGCACAGGATGTTGTGTTGTTCGATCATGTCCGGCGTTTGGTATTTCGCGCGCGTAAACATGGCTTCAATCGACCAGGTGATGGCCTTGTCCGCCATCAGCCGGAAGTTCAGCGGTTCGAGCGGTGGCAGGATGGTGCAGATTTTCCCCATGGGCCGCAGCACCTTGAGCATGTTCTCCCAGTGAGGGGCAACCTGATTGAGACAAAACACAGCGTCCACGGCAGGGAATCCGATGGCTTGGAGTTGTTCGGCGAAGGGCGCTGTGTGCGTAATGACATGATGGGCTCCGTGTTGTTTGACCCACCCTTGTGACTCAGGGCGCGAAGCCGTGCCAATGACGGTGAGTCCCGCATGACGCGCGAGTTGTACGGCAATCGAACCGACGCCGCCTGCTGCCCCCACGATGAAAACGGTTTTCCCGTCATTGCCATCCTTCGCCGCACCCAGGTGTTCAAACAACCCTTCCCAGGCCGTCAAGCTGGTCAGAGGCAGGGCCGCTGCTTCGGCGAAGCTCAAGGTCTTCGGTTTGCGTCCGACGAGGCGTTCATCTACCAAATGAAACTCGGCGTTTGCGCCAGGCCGCATGATGTCGCCTGCGTAGTACACCTCGTCTCCGGGCTGAAACAGGGAACATGCCGATCCCGTCTCCACCACAACACCCGCAGCATCCCAGCCGAGGATACGCGGTTCGTCACCGTCATTGGCTGGCTGCTGAATCGTGTCGACTGGGTTCACTGCCACGGCTCGAACTTCGACGAGTAAATCCCTGCCGGCTGGTGTGGGTTTGTCCGTTTCGAAATTGACGAGCTTGCCAGTGGAGTGGAGCCCGACTGCCTTCATTTTGGTCATGACACATTCCTCCTTGTCGCTGATTCCAGTTTACTACATCGGTTTCGCGTCACAGGCCATCCGTTCAATCCATACCCTACTCATGGGTGCCAGCCCGGCGTACCGGATGGGGGACTCGGCCTTGTGTTTCGGCCGTTGGTCCGAGGCCGGCAACCGAATCGAACCAAGCGGAGGACGATGTCATGCCTGAATGTCCAGAGGTGCACATTGGCAGAGTAGAGATTCCAGGCGAGGACTATGCGCGGATTCAGCAGGCCGCAGACCAGGGAAGAAACCTGTGGAGACTCAGTCCCGTCCGCACCGCCCAGGTGGTCGGTACGGAACATCTGGGGCTGCGCGCGAACGACATTTACACTTTGCGCGAGCAGTACATTGAGTCCGGTTCAGGACTGCGGCACGCTGTCGTCGAGGTCACGCACGGGCCCTGCCGGTTTCTCGTCGAACTGTATCAACCGGAACGTCAAGGGTCGCGCGGCATTTGGGTGGTCGAAGACGTCACCCCCCTTTGAGATTCCCCATTCTCGTCGCGAGAGATAGATGATATAATGTGTCACATCCTGTCATTTCAAAAGCCAGTTGGCCCACCCCGGGTGCTGCTGGCTTCATTTTAGAATGCAAAGCGGCGCAAGCTGGACGGGGGCAGACTGGTGTGGCCGACAGGGCGACCACCGTAATTAGAAACCATCCGATGTCTTGAGGGGCTCTCCGGCCGATCGAGCGGCTCGGATTAGCAGCGAGTTGTCGGATCAGGACGGAGGCAACGTCATTTTGATGCAAACGGAACTTAAGCCGCAGTTTTCCAGATACATCACATTCGAACGCAAGGATTGGGCGCTGCTTCGCGCGTCAACGCCGCTTCCATTGACGGAGGAGGATTTGGTGCGCCTGCATGGCATCAATGAACAGGTGTCACTGCAAGAGGTCGAGGAGGTCTACCTGCCGCTGTCAAGGCTGTTGAACCTGTACGTCGATGCGACGCAGAACCTGTACCGGGCCTCTCGCTCGTTTCTTGGGAGCCAGGCTGAAAAGGTTCCCTATATCATTGGCGTGGCTGGGAGTGTGGCGGTTGGAAAGAGTACGAC
Above is a genomic segment from Alicyclobacillus cycloheptanicus containing:
- a CDS encoding zinc-binding alcohol dehydrogenase family protein, translated to MTKMKAVGLHSTGKLVNFETDKPTPAGRDLLVEVRAVAVNPVDTIQQPANDGDEPRILGWDAAGVVVETGSACSLFQPGDEVYYAGDIMRPGANAEFHLVDERLVGRKPKTLSFAEAAALPLTSLTAWEGLFEHLGAAKDGNDGKTVFIVGAAGGVGSIAVQLARHAGLTVIGTASRPESQGWVKQHGAHHVITHTAPFAEQLQAIGFPAVDAVFCLNQVAPHWENMLKVLRPMGKICTILPPLEPLNFRLMADKAITWSIEAMFTRAKYQTPDMIEQHNILCELADWIDAGHIRSTMTERLSPINSQNLQAAYEKIRSRRTIGKIVLEGF
- a CDS encoding S41 family peptidase, giving the protein MGQEVCGRLGFVVEGLRDGQSRWGRTITYCPPQSRANATKPLHDCAAQWFANGTVGYIRIPSFHVPSVEEKALDCVKEFARATTMIIDLRSNGGGITPSKLIDALMERPYRWWTETAVNIGHLWKRHQGHGEFSILQDGSGAVCRSDWTEPNGSIYSGRVILLTDRYCGSAAEDFIMPFKDTKRGILIGETTWGSTGQPVCFECDGISIGIGSVRASFPDAGTFEGVGITPDIAVMRSRDDLYDGRDVVLAKALEIAQV